The following coding sequences lie in one Miscanthus floridulus cultivar M001 chromosome 9, ASM1932011v1, whole genome shotgun sequence genomic window:
- the LOC136482455 gene encoding uncharacterized protein has product MGSMSQKIKIFTEDEITSITSNYSTLIGKGGFGEVYRGILDADNDLVAVKRYIRQDLREEFMEEVNIHSMMNHNNVVKLIGYCVGESTLMLVTEYISNGNLDDILHRSETPIPLDVRLGIAIGCAEALSYMHSMDSPSDNHIYHGDIKPANILLDDNLTTKVSDFGLSRFLFSGTTQFTTTLKGSMGYMDPVYFHEGCLTPRSDVYSFGIVLLELVTRKRAKYGDVNLIPTFNKACAKGKGLRELFDAAIAEKDNMKILKELWKLAAQCLSLNIHTRPEMNEVAKRLRMLKKDLKGSPQSILATHSIWAKQYTQSSRPPSLKKKLSFFKGNTSYSKILSELCNVRTFTKEEINEVTHNYSYLLSGGTSSATEVYKGTLEDNTMVAVHKLIYEDSEEAFINGGMVVSKIAHKNIVKILGCCLESQTISFLYEYIAKGSISDILGSQEDFPIDLRMRIAIKTAEALQYLHSSETGIIGHGSVSASTILLDNNFVPKLTEFSRACMLFKKSETAGGVISSSLLEKALNNDPSRYGSVLMNMESDVYKIGGVLMALISRDKDSDHDDLLAKFTKAYETEKTGKALFDKDITAEEDIILLEELGRLALKCTILNADKIFMRPTMKEVADELRRIRRSWKEHRTTEAATHVTTETTTDVVPEEPRLPNLMRHMFGYRRISTSDPIRVC; this is encoded by the coding sequence ATGGGTTCAATGAgtcaaaaaattaaaatttttacAGAAGATGAGATTACAAGTATTACTAGCAATTATAGCACTCTTATTGGGAAAGGTGGTTTTGGAGAAGTCTATAGAGGGATCCTTGATGCTGACAATGATCTAGTTGCGGTGAAAAGATATATCCGACAAGACTTGCGCGAGGAGTTTATGGAAGAAGTAAACATCCACAGTATGATGAACCACAATAACGTGGTGAAGCTCATAGGCTACTGTGTTGGTGAAAGTACCCTGATGTTGGTAACAGAGTATATCTCCAATGGAAACCTTGATGACATACTCCATAGAAGTGAGACTCCTATCCCTTTGGATGTAAGATTGGGTATTGCAATAGGGTGTGCAGAGGCACTGAGCTACATGCATTCAATGGATTCACCGAGTGACAACCATATTTATCATGGTGATATTAAACCTGCCAACATACTTTTAGATGACAATCTTACAACAAAAGTATCAGATTTTGGACTGTCAAGGTTTCTTTTCAGTGGTACTACTCAGTTCACTACAACCTTAAAAGGAAGTATGGGTTACATGGATCCTGTATATTTTCATGAGGGGTGTCTGACCCCGAGAAGTGATGTATATAGTTTTGGTATAGTCCTCTTGGAACTAGTAACTCGAAAAAGGGCAAAATATGGGGATGTTAACCTAATTCCTACATTCAATAAAGCCTGTGCCAAGGGGAAAGGATTGAGGGAACTATTTGATGCAGCAATAGCTGAAAAGGATAACATGAAGATTCTTAAAGAACTGTGGAAATTAGCAGCTCAATGCTTGTCACTGAACATCCATACACGTCCTGAAATGAATGAAGTGGCAAAACGCCTTCGGATGCTCAAGAAAGATCTAAAGGGTAGTCCACAATCCATATTGGCAACACACTCTATATGGGCGAAACAGTACACACAAAGCTCAAGGCCTCCTAGTTTGAAGAAGAAATTGAGTTTTTTCAAGGGAAATACTAGTTATTCTAAGATTCTATCTGAACTCTGCAATGTAAGAACTTTTACAAAGGAGGAGATAAATGAAGTCACACATAACTACTCCTATCTACTCAGTGGTGGGACATCGTCAGCAACTGAGGTTTATAAAGGAACACTTGAGGACAATACAATGGTGGCGGTGCATAAATTAATTTATGAGGACTCTGAAGAGGCATTTATCAACGGAGGGATGGTCGTATCTAAAATTGCCCATAAGAATATTGTCAAAATTTTGGGTTGTTGTTTGGaatcccaaactatttctttTCTATACGAGTACATTGCTAAAGGTAGTATCTCTGACATTTTGGGTAGCCAGGAAGATTTCCCAATAGACTTACGTATGAGGATTGCAATTAAGACTGCAGAAGCATTACAATACCTACATTCATCAGAAACTGGTATCATCGGACATGGCAGTGTTTCAGCATCCACTATACTTCTTGACAATAACTTTGTACCAAAGCTCACAGAGTTTTCAAGGGCATGCATGCTTTTCAAGAAGAGTGAAACTGCTGGTGGTGTAATTAGTAGCAGCCTTCTAGAAAAAGCTCTCAACAATGACCCGTCTCGCTACGGTTCTGTGTTGATGAACATGGAAAGTGATGTGTACAAGATTGGTGGTGTTCTCATGGCACTAATTAGTAGGGATAaggatagtgatcatgatgaccTACTCGCCAAATTCACGAAAGCATATGAGACTGAAAAAACTGGGAAGGCTTTGTTCGATAAGGATATAACAGCTGAAGAAGATATCATTCTGCTTGAAGAGTTAGGGAGATTGGCACTGAAGTGTACCATTTTGAATGCAGACAAGATTTTTATGAGACCAACAATGAAGGAAGTGGCAGATGAACTTCGAAGAATTAGGAGATCTTGGAAGGAACACAGGACAACCGAGGCAGCTACACACGTAACTACTGAAACTACTACAGATGTGGTGCCAGAAGAGCCAAGATTACCGAACCTGATGCGCCACATGTTCGGGTACCGTCGAATCTCCACCAGTGATCCCATACGTGTATGCTAA